In Bacteroides cellulosilyticus, the genomic stretch CGCACATGTTGCATCTGGAAGTTCGCAACGAATCTATCGACGGAAAGAAGCTCCTCCAGATCAAAGAGTTTCTGGGACGTCCTTTTGTATGCTCACGTATCCGCCACGAGGGACATGTCAGCATTCCCAACCAAGATACGGAATTTCATATCGGAGACCAGGTATTCATCGTATGCTCCGAGGAAGATGCCGAAGCGGTAATCGCTTTCATCGGTAAAGAAATTCAAGTGGACTGGGAAAAACAAGATATGCCAATGGTTTCACGCCGCATATTGGTGACTAAGTCCGAAATCAACGGTAAGAAACTGGGTAGCCTGCATTTCCGTAGTATGTATGGAGTGAATGTAACCCGTATCAACCGTTCCGGTATGGATTTGTTTGCCGATCCGAATCTGATATTGCAGGTAGGTGACCGCGTTATGGTCGTAGGCCAGCAAGATGCCGTAGAACGGGTTGCCGGTGTATTGGGTAACCAGTTGAAACGTCTGGATACACCGAACATTGTGACTATCTTCGTGGGTATCTTCCTGGGTATTCTGCTGGGTAGTCTTCCTATCGCTTTTCCGGGCATACCTACTCCGGTAAAACTCGGTTTGGCAGGTGGTCCGTTGGTGGTTGCTATCCTTATCGGACGATTCGGTCATAAGTTGAAGCTGGTGACTTATACAACCATGAGTGCCAACCTGATGCTGCGCGAGATCGGTATTGTACTTTTCCTTGCCAGTGTAGGCATCGAAGCCGGTGAGCACTTTGTACAGACCGTAGTAGAAGGTTCCGGATTATCATACGTAGGCTATGGCTTCCTGATTACCGTAATTCCTTTGCTGATTATCGGTATGATCGCCCGCTTCTATTGCAAAGTGAACTACTTCACGCTGATGGGATTGATTGCCGGTAGTAATACAGACCCTCCCGCACTGGCGTATGCCAACCAGGCATCCGGCAACGATGCTCCGGCAGTAGGCTATTCTACGGTTTATCCGCTGACAATGTTCCTGCGTATTCTGGCGGGACAAATGATATTGCTGACAATGATGTAAGTTGCATCTTATAAAACACAGAAAGCATAAAGACACAGAGATTATAAATTACGTTCAATAGAAGTATTTATTAATCTCTGTGTCTTTTTATATTCAAAACAACAGATCATGAATGAATTAGAATTAATCCAAAGTAAAATATATGAAATCAGAGGTCAAAAGGTAATGTTAGACTTCGACTTAGCAGAAATGTACGGCATTGAAACCAGACGTTTAAAAGAAGCCGTCCGCCGTAATATAGATAGGTTCGAAGGTGATGATTTCATGTTTCAACTAACTAAGGAAGAAATAACAGAACTTTCAAGGTCGCAAATTGCGACCTTGAACAGAGGGAGAGGTTACAATATCAAATATGCACCTTTTGCTTTCGCTGAACTTGGCATAGCAATGCTTAGCAGTGTACTGAATTCTAAAACAGCCATAGAAATTAATAGAGGAATCATGCGTGCTTTCGTAGCTGTACGCCAGTTGTTGGTTTGTTCACCGATAGATAGAGTTTCAGAACTTCAACATGAAGTAAAAGAATTAAAAGAATATATCGAAGAGGTTTTTGCAGATTATAACGACATAAACGATGATACCCGGACGCAATTAGAGTTGATCAATCAAACATTAGCAGAATTACAATTTCAAAAGCGATTAGAAGAAAAGCCCCGTAATCCTATAGGATTTATTAAGCCCTCAAAATAAGATAATCATAACGAAGAACTACTCTCACTGACATAATATATCATGTCTCAGGAAGAGCAATTCTCCGCTACGCCGGTAGTATATTTTCTTACTTGATTTTGAGTCTCACAAACTCCTCCACAAAATCTATCGTCTTCTCAATGCCCAGCACCGAAGAATCAATACAGAGATGATAAGTTGCCGCAGCTCCCCATGTCTTGTAACTATAATAATTGTAATACTCCGAACGTTTTTTATCTGCCTTGCTCATCATATTTTCCGCCTCTTCTTCCGAAATGTGATGCATAGCGCAAAGACGGGCAACACGTGCCTCATGGGAAGCAGAAATAAAGATATTGGCGCAACGGGGATGCTCCCGAAGAATATAATCGGCACAACGACCTACAAAAAGACAAGACTTCTCAGAGGCCAGCTGACGGATCACATCACTCTGCACTTTGAAAAGCGCGTCATTACTAAGACAATTCTGGGTAGGTAAGGCACCATCTCCCACAAAAGGGAAACGCATACCGAAAAGTCCGCCGATGATTCCCTGAGAAGCACGCTCATCGGCTTTCTCAAAAAATTCACGACAGAGGCCACTCTCCTTGGAAGCCAGAGTTATCAACTCCTTATCATAGAAATCGATGCCCAAGCGGGCTGCCAACTTCTCCCCTATCTCCTTTCCGCCGCTTCCCAATTGGCGACCGATGTTCACAACGAATTTCTTATTCATAGCTTCAATCTAAATATTGGTTTACTGATAGCAAAAGTAAGGATTTATAGGAAAGAAACAAAAAAAGTCACACGTTTTTCACCTTATCCCTCCGCTCTCTTGAATTTACGGAACTGCCTTACCAACATTACCAGCGCTACCAGGCTGGCAAGCAAATCGGAGAATGGCATACTATACCATACACCTGCCGCACCAAAGAAACGGGGCAGGATTATCAATGCCGGAAGCAGAAAAAGCATCTGGCGAGTAAGAGAAAGGAAAATAGCCTTACTTGCCATTCCGATACTCTGGAAAAAGTTGGATGTCACCATCTGGAAACCGATGATAGGGAAAAACATCACTACAACCCGTAAACCACGTGCCGAAATTGCTATCAGTTCCTCATCAGAAGTAAATATCGAAACTACCAGTTCGGGAACAAGCATTCCCATCAGAAAGCCGGAAGTTGTGACAACCGTTGCAAAGATGATTGTCAGTTTCAACACCCGGGAGACGCGCGCGTATTGCTGGGCACCAAAGTTATATCCCGCAATGGGCTGCATACCCTGATTCAATCCCATCACAATCATTACAAATATAAATACCAGCCGATTGACAATACCGAATGCACCAATGGATAAATCTCCCCCATAACGCTTCAGCCCTTGATTGATAACGATCACAATAAAACATGCCGCCAGGTTCATCAGGAAAGGGGACATGCCGATAGCAAGCGAATCCATCACAATCTTACGGCGCAGGCGGAAAATGCCGCGGTGAAAATGCAAGAGTTCGTCTTTATTGCTGAATATCTTGAATTGCCACAGTAATGAAATGACCTGGGCAATGATAGTGGCAATAGCGGCTCCACGGATGCCCCAACCGAAACCGTAGATAAATAAAGGGTCAAGTATCGTGTTGATAACAACCGTAGCAATAGTGGCATACATTGCTTTCTGTGGATGTCCGGAAGAGCGCAACACGGCATTCAAACCCAGATAAAGGTGTGTGACGACATTGCCAAGCAAAATGATCTGCATATATTCGCGGGCGTACTTCACCGTCTCATCACTACCGCCGAAGAAGTAAAGGATGGGATCGAGAAATATCATCGTCGCTACCGTAAATGCCAATCCCAGCACTATATTCAGCACCAGCACATTACCCAAGACACGTTGGGCTGTATCGTAATCTTTTTGTCCCAGTTTAACCGATACCAATGTGGAAGCTCCAACTCCTACCAACGAGCCGAATGCAGCAGCAAGATTCATCAGAGGAAAAGTAAGTGCCAGTCCTGAAATAGCCATTGTGCCTACTCCGTGACCGATAAAAATGCTGTCCACCATATTATATAAGGAAGATGCCGTCATGGCGATAATTGCCGGCACTGCATATTGCATCAGTAGTTTTCCAATCTTTTCTGTTCCCAACGCTGTGGGTGCCTTTTGTCCTGTCATACCTATTTTCTTTTATTGAGGGTGCAAAGGTACTGATTTTCCGGCAAGCAAACAAAAGAAGGTGCAGGAAGAACGAATCAATGTACCCGCCAATCCGTAACATTACCGGTGCTGCCGCATGCACCTGACGCTGGAACAACTGATGAAAGCGGAAAGTCTGAACGAGAAGATCAAAAGCCTTATAGAACAGACCGGACGAAAAGGATAAAGTCCCCCGGATTCCATGAAATAAGAAAGGCGTCCCTTACGGAGCGCCTTTCTTATTTCATGATTCTCATCTCGCTCAACACGACAGGAAAAAGCTTCCTTCAATGAGTGAAAGAGAAGCCTCTTCCGCAAATCCTACTCAATGAAAATGATCTGTCGTCCCAGCACGTTCTCTCTTCTGACCACCAGCACATAGCATCCGGCGGAGATATCCGTCACGGACAGAGCCATGCCGTTCCTCAAGTCCTCCGCGCTACACGAAACGCTCCGTATTCTGACACCGCTCAAGGTTATGACTTCCAACCTGCAACCGCCTTCGCCCCGCAAGCCCGGGTAGCGGACAAAAGCTGTTCCCTTAAACGGATTCGGATATACCCCCAACGCTTGCGATGAGGCTTCCGTCGAAGGAATTGAAGTATATTGCCCCGCATCGAAAATCTCATGGCCAAGTTGCTCATTACCCACATCATCGCGCGAAATACAGTAGAAGCGGTAGGATGCACCCAACTCCGGAGCAAACAGTTCTTTCACTGAGGTTCCGGGGAATACATTCCAAAGTGTGAACGGCTCATTGTTTTTGCTGACCCAAAGCTCATAGCTCCTTATTACTCCCGTTCCTTCGTCGCTTCCTTCCCATTCCATCCACCATCGCGGCTCTCCCGTGGCGGCAGTGACCGACACCACTTTACTCTCAGGAGCAGTCTCATCAATCTTGTTGGAAAACAGCTCCGTCACAATCGGCGGATTGGCATCAAATACAATGGATGCTTTGTTGGCTATCACATCCCCTGTCCTGAGTCCCTGCTTTATTCCTGTGCGGAAGCTTACGAAACCCTCCCCTTCGGGAGCTGTCTTGTTAGGAGGCAGGAAGCCTAAGTCGGGATCTTCCTCTTCTTCCATCGTGGTGGGGTTGAGAGTAAGGAAATCCCAGCGAAGGACTCCTTTCGCCTCATCCAGATGACCTGTCACACGTATGATAAGTTCCTTCCCCGGACGCAGATCCACGTCTTGGGCAAACGAGCGCAGGTTGTCTCCCTTGAGGCTGTATGTCCTGCCGCCGAAACCGAAGTCTCCGAAACCGAACTGCGACAAGTCGAAGCGGCCGAGGTCGAGCGTATCATGGACGGTCACCGTATGCGCCGGCGCGGTAGCACTGCTCTTGTTTTCGAATAAAATGCTGTATGACATGTCCGAGGGTTGACGTATCCAATGCTCCGTACCATATCCCGCGGGACCTATCTTCTCGTTCGGGTCGAAAGAACTCACCGCTTTCACATGCTTCTGTCCTCCGCCTTTCTTGGCCATGCAATCTTTTCCGGTTTTGACCATGTCAGCGCCCTGTATGACTAAGCTACTGACGAGCTGGTAGATGAACGGAACACCCGAAAAGCTGAGGGCACAACTCCCCAGGCTCGTCCCGGTTATCCAGGCAGCGTTGAAAAGGGTCTCTTTTCCCTGAAACACATTCCCCCAGTTCCAACCGATCTTCAAGGCTCCCCATGCGCAACTGACTCCCGGTATCACCGACAAACCTCCATCGATAGCTGCCATTCCCAGTGCTTCGATGAAGCATGTGCCTGCCGCGACTATTCCCTGACTTTCACCGCTCCTGGTCACCAAAGTTCCGAGTTGCCCCCATAGTGGGTTGGACCACACGGCGATGCTTACGTCGCCAGGCGATTTGATCCGGATACGTATAGCTCCGTTACTGTTGCCCGGTATCACGGGAATCACCAGCGGGTAAATCCGCGTCTTGTGCATTCCGTCTATTCTGTCATTCACCACGGAGAAGTCTCCCATTTCATTCATCATTTTCTTGCCGATGTCTGCCACCGCCAATTCTTCCGGTTGCACCGTCACGAAATCGAGGTATTCCACTTCCAACCCCTCCACGTCGGATATGGCGAAATAGACCGGCACGATGTAAGCATCCACGTTGCCTCGGTTACCATAGCTGATGGTGTATGTCTGCCATTTATTGAAGAGCATCCTGTCTCGTCCTTCCAGCGCGCACCACGTTTCAGGCTCTTCAGCTTCCACCACTTCGAAAGCCTCCGCAAGGACGTATTCCGTGTCGCCGTTCTTCACTACCACGTCCCACTTTCCGGTCTTTGCCTTGCTCATGTCCAAAAAGCCTCCCAATACTCCGCCTCCTTCCGGAAATTCCGGATTCATGACGGGAAGGTCTTGTTCGCCCGGCTTGCGGAGGAACAAAACGCTCTCCTTCCCAAAACCTCCGCCGAACACGGAAATGCGCGCCAGTCCCATGTTTCCGGCCGAGGACGGCTCAATCCGTTCCACCCCCGTTATGTTGACGGTTTGTGCGGAAGCGGCTCTGCCCACGTTGTTGGACGTTTTCAACAGCACTTTATATACACCCGGCTTGGCATAGACGTGTTTCGGGTTTTTCAGGACAGAAGCAGGCGTCTTGTCCCCGAAATCCCATTCATAGGAGATCCCGTTCTCCGAACGGTTGCCGAAAGTCACTTCATACCCCTCCTTGTAAACTTCGAAACCGGCGGTCGGGATATTGTCGCGTTCCGTTTCCTCGAATGTGACGCTCATCATCGGAACCCCGTCGTTCCCGTTGCCGGACAAGTCCTTGAATGTGTCGTCGAAAGAGAGGTAGAGTTCCAGCGCTTCTTCCCCGCTGAAATCTTTCCGGCGCATGTTTGTCTTTATCTCTTCGGCGGTCAGGGCTCGCGACCACATCCTTACATCGTCAATCCAATAATCGACCTTGTCATTTCGAAACTGATCCGGACCTACCACATACATGTAGTCGTCATCCGCAAGCAGGCTTCCTGCCAGTTCCTTCTCCAGCACCTGCTCACCATCAATATACATCTTCAGGTTGAGCAACCTGTCCGGATGGTCTTCGTACGTGAATGCCACATGATGCCAAAGAGTGTCGTCTATCCGCTCTTCCTTATACATCTCCACTTCACCCTTGTCGGTTCTGACATACAGAGTCGGGAAACCATTACCGTAGCTACTGTATGTCCTGATTCCCAAGTTGAAAGAACCTTGTGTATGATATCCCTGGCTTCGTGAGAATATGTTTCCCGCACCATAGATACCTTCCTTGAAATTCACCCACGCCTCTACCGTCAACGCCTTGTCCGGACGGAAGTCGGAGTTTCCGCAGACAATCATGCCCTGATAAGGCTCATCTACATCGCGCTTGACGTGCCATGCCTTGTTAAGTTCCCCCGGTGCAGGCTGATTCCCGAAACGGAGGTAGTAAAGGTCTATTTTGTCCGATTGCGAGTAGTCGGATATCGGAGCCAGCGAAGCAATCAGGTGTTCTGTTCCCTTTCCGTCTATCATCAATTGGTTAACTTTTCCCGGTCTAGAATTAAAATTAATGGGATAAGTGGCTATGTCAATGAAAGATTCTCCGGCATTTGTTGATTTTGCCTTATCAAAACACCCGCCGAAGACATAAAATGTTTTTCCGGTAACATCGTTGGGATCCGGAAGAAGTTTGTAAAGAGTCACATTTCCGGGAGATTGTCTCATTATCCTGCGGGACGGTTTCCAAGAAAGTCCTTTGTCTTTCGATATTTTCAGGTAATGATGTCCCCTGTAGGAATAACTTACGTATACGTAATCTCCTTTCGCTATTATAGTATGGTGAGAAGACTGATTGTTGGTCATATCCGCCTCCCTCAGGTTTATGGGAGGAGTCCACGTTGCGCCATTGTCATCCGAACGCACATACATGGAAGCTTTCTCATACCGTTCAAAGATTACGTGAAGCGTGTTTCCGACCTTGGCCATATGAGGCCAGTAGTGGTCACCTCTGTTAGACGGCCAAGGTTCAAAACAGGAGGTAATATCTCCCGACAACAACTTCGTTGAGAATATTTGTCCCCGGTCGGCGGAAGTACTCATATAGACACGACCTCCCCCGGGACCTAAGTACCACGAATAATAACCATGCAGGACGTGAATATGACTTCCGTCAAAATGCAAGTCATAGAGTGTGGTGGCATGTGTTTCGGTCGAACTTTTATCGACCAAGTTCTTTTTGAAATTCTTTCCGCTATCAGTCGAAACGGCGGCATAAAGTTCCGACGCTCTATATAATTCTTTCCTATAAGCTATGACGACTTGTTCGCCCATTGCCCTGATCTGCGAATTTGTTATACGCTTGTAGCCGTCTATCATATCAATGACCGTTCCTTCCGAGAATGCCACCCCATTATCGTCGGAACGAAAATAATAAAGTCTGCCGGTACCATTATCCGCATAATTATAGTCGGTAACCGCTATGTGAACCGTGTTCCCGGACACTGCCATTGATTTACGATATTCGCTGCCGGTCAATTCTCCACTGTCGCTTTGAGTCATAATCAGTATGGGGTTATCCCACGTCTCTCCCAAATCCGCAGACCGGCGATAATAAAGCTTTCCCGGTTTATTGTATTCGTATTCCACCCAAAGCAGGTGGATGGTGTTTCCCTCTATTTGGCGGTCAACGGTTACGCTTTCCAGTTCTTTCTCCCCCTCTATCCGGCTCAAGTTCACCATTCGGTTCGAGATATACGATTCCTGTCCCTGCAGTGGAAAAACTCCTGCCGCAAGCACTATCCAACCGATCAAAAGAATCAGCCAATGTTTTCTTAAAGTGTAATGTTTAGCATTCATAAAATAGTATTTTTAAAAGTTATTAAAATATCCGCATTGCGGACCTGCGCGCTACACAATTCAAAATTACGCCTTAGCGTGGAGTATGCACTCTCATATTTGCAGTTTCTATTCTCAAAATCACAAAAAAAGAATCGAGACGCACCATATATTGTTTTAAACAAGTATCTTTGAAAAAAAAACCATGATAGAAGCCATTGTCACCACCTTTCCGATGTTTGCCTGCCTTTTCTGGTGTTGTTTTTTCCTTATGGGATATTCCGGTTGCGATTCGGGCAAACGGTTGTTTTTCTTTTTCATGCTGACGGCCACATTCCTGTATCTGGGACACTGTTGTTACTTCAATAAGGAATACTCTCTGATACCGTTGACGGACACTGTTTATTCTTTCGCGAATCTGGCTGTTTTTCCCATTTTCTTTCTTTATATCAAATGGGTGACCACCAACGCCTCTATTTCTCCACGAAATTGGTGGGTGCTTCTTCCGGCTGCCTGCGTCAGCATTTCCATAGGGGTGACGTACGCTTACATGACCAAAGACGAATCAGACTATTTTGCCGGCAATTACTTCTATTCCGGTTCATATGATATGAAAACTACCGGAATATGGCTTCAGACAAGATTGCATCAGTTGGCAGCCATCGTATTCTCCGCAGAACTGACACTGGTGCTGTATTTCGGGGAGCGGCATATCAGCCGGTTCAACAAGAGCGTGAATGACTACTACTCGGATACAGAAAACAAAACGTTTACCCGCATGCGCAACCTGCTGATATACTTTGTAATCATTTCCTGCCTGTCGTTCGTGGTCAATTTACTCGGAAAATCTTATTTTATAAACCACGGCACCCTCTTAGCTCCCCTTTCGCTACTTTTTGGCACATTTCTGTTCCTTATAGGCTACGAGGGGCACAAGCGCACGTTTACCGCCAAAGAGATGACGAGCGATACGGAAGCCTGTTCAGAATTCGGGCAAAGTCCGGATCCGCAGAAAGAACATACGAGCGATCATTTCCGGGATCTTTCAATCCGGTTGGTTTCCATTTTGAGGGAAGAACAACTCTTTCTGCTTCCGGACCTGAAGATATCCGACCTGACCTCACGCCTTCAGACCAACAGGAATTACCTGTATCAGGCCATCAATGTGCAGATGAGCACATCTTTTTCGGAGTTAATCAATCGGTTGCGCATAGAATATGCGCAAGAACTGATGAAAGAAGACCGCTCGCTGAGCGTTACGGAAGTATGTATAAGATCCGGCTATCTGTCGGAAAGTTCTTTTTATCGCAATTTCAAACAGGTATCGGGGGTATCTCCCAAAAAGTGGCATCAAAGTTTATGACGCGTATGGCGTACCTGTAGGTATCAACACCCGACTCCTCCCTTTTATCCTTTTCTAGTTCCCAAAGGATGTTTTTTTATAACGACCTTTCCCATAACCCGCTCTCACAATCAATTATCAGCCTGAAATCAAGATATCCATGCACACATTAGCCCTAAACTTTTCCTAATTCTCCCCTCCTTCGTGCCATTATATGAAAAATGTTTCGTATTTTTGCCCCAAATAGTGTTAATGTACAACGAAATGAATGTATTAGAACTAAGTGAACAGGAAATCATTCGACGTAATAGTATGAATGAACTTCGCGCGATGGGCATCGATCCCTATCCCGCTGCAGAGTATGTAACCAATGCTTTCTCCACTGATATAAAAGCAGAATTCAAAGATGACGCTGAACCTCGCAAAGTATCCGTAGCCGGACGTATGATGACACGCCGCGTGATGGGCAAGGCTTCATTCATTGAATTGCAGGACTCTAAAGGTCGCATTCAGGTATATATTACCCGCGACGATATCTGTCCGGGAGAAGACAAGGATCTCTACAACACTGTATTTAAACGCCTGCTCGACTTAGGCGACTTCATTGGAATCGAGGGTTTTGTATTCCGTACCCAAATGGGTGAAATCAGTATCCATGCCCAAAAGCTGACTGTACTGGCAAAATCCATCAAACCGTTGCCTATTGTAAAATACAAAGACGGTGTAGCTTATGACTCCTTTGAAGATCCCGAACTCCGCTATCGTCAACGTTACGTTGACCTTGTAGTGAATGACGGCGTAAAAGAAACATTCCTGAAACGTGCCACGGTTATTAAGACCATGCGTGCCGTACTGGACGAAGCCGGCTACACAGAAGTGGAAACTCCGATTCTGCAATCCATCGCAGGTGGAGCAAGCGCCCGTCCTTTCATCACTCACCACAACTCACTGAATATGGATCTGTATCTGCGTATCGCTACCGAGCTTTACCTGAAACGTCTGATTGTAGGTGGCTTCGAGGGTGTATATGAAATCGGAAAGAACTTCCGCAACGAAGGTATGGACAAGAATCATAACCCGGAATTCACCTGTCTGGAACTGTACGTACAATATAAGGATTACAACTGGATGATGAGTTTCACCGAGAAATTGCTGGAACGTATCTGCATTGCCGTGAACGGCAGCGAAGAAACTACCATCGACGGTAAGACCATCAGCTTCAAGGCACCATACCGCCGCTTGCCCATCCTGGACGCTATCAAGGAAAAAACAGGTTACGACCTCAATGGCAAGAGTGAAGAAGAAATCCGCCAGGTCTGCAAAGAACTGAAAATGGAGATTGACGACACCATGGGTAAAGGCAAATTGATAGATGAAATATTCGGTGAATTCTGCGAAGGCACTTTCATTCAGCCTACTTTCATTACTGACTATCCTGTTGAAATGAGTCCGCTGACCAAGATGCACCGCAGTAAACCGGGATTAACCGAACGTTTTGAACTGATGGTGAACGGTAAAGAGCTTGCCAATGCTTATAGCGAGCTGAACGACCCCATCGACCAGGAAGAACGTTTCAAAGATCAATTGCGATTGAGTGAAAAGGGAGACGATGAAGCTATGTTCATCGACCAGGATTTCCTGCGTGCCCTGCAATTCGGTATGCCTCCCACATCAGGTATCGGTATCGGCATTGACCGTCTGACAATGCTAATGACAGGCAAGTCGTATATTCAGGAAGTATTGTTCTTCCCGCAAATGCGCCCCGAAAAGATCACTCCGAAAGATGCTCCCGCCCAATATATGGAACTGGGCATTGCCGAAGACTGGGTACCCGTTATTCAGAAAGCCGGCTACAACACAATAGAAGATATGAAAGATGTGAATCCGCAAAAACTGCACCAGGACATTTGCGGTATTAACAAGAAATACAAACTGGAACTGACCAACCCGTCGGTAAACGACGTAGAAGGCTGGATTGAGAAAATTAAGAATTAAAGAATTAAAAATTAAATAAGAAGATTAAAGATCGAATGAGGGAAAGGAGTTTCCTTTCCCCTTTTAATTTTTAATTATTAATTATTAATTTCGATATGAAACTACCCGGAAAGATAGCCATAATGGGCGGAGGAAGCTGGGCTACAGCCATTGCAAAAATGGTACTTGCTCAGGCTGAGTCGATTAACTGGTATATGCGACGAGATGATCGCATAACCGATTTTAAACGACTGGGCCATAACCCTGCCTACCTGACGGGCGTCAAATTCGACATGAAGCGCATCAACTTCAGCTCTAATATCAACGATGTAGTAAAAGAGTCTGATACGCTGATATTTGTCACCCCCTCCCCCTATCTCAAAGCTCACTTGAAGAAGCTGAAAACGCGGATACGGGATAAATTCATCATTACTGCTATAAAAGGAATCGTACCCGACGACAATCTGATTGTATCGGAGTACTTCACAAAAGAATACGGCGTTCCACCCGAAAATATTGCTGTACTGGCAGGTCCCTGCCATGCGGAAGAAGTAGCCTTGGAACGTCTCTCTTATCTCACCATCGCTTGTCCGGACACAGACAAAGCATGTACCATCGCCCGCCGTCTGGCCAGTTCATTTATCAAAACATCCGTCAGCAATGACGTAGCCGGTATAGAATACAGCTCTGTGCTGAAAAACGTATACGCCATTGCCGCTGGTATCTGTAGCGGTCTGAAGTACGGTGATAACTTCCAGGCGGTATTGATATCCAACGCCGTGCAAGAAATGAACCGTTTCCTGCAAACAGTACATCCGCTGAACAGAAACGTAAATGATTCTGTTTATTTAGGTGATCTGTTGGTGACAGGATATTCCAACTTCAGCCGTAATCGCACGTTTGGTACAATGATTGGTAAGGGGTATTCTGTAAAAAGCGCGCAAATAGAAATGGAGATGATTGCCGAAGGATATTACGGTACAAAGTGTATCAAGGAAATCAACAAACATCACCATGTCAATATGCCGATACTGGATGCTGTCTATAACATTCTGTACGAACGCATTTCACCCATGATAGAAATCAAGTTGCTGACTGATTCGCTAAGATAATCTCTCCCTTAACTCCTCTTCCGCAAAGAAGAGAATAAAGTCAGAGTTGCGATATAAAGAAAAGAATATTATAAATAAATCTTATAAACCAAAAGTAACTCAAGCCTACCTTTTCCACAGGGAAGGGGACGGGTAAGAGGCTTTTAAAACCTAGAATATTATGATTAGTTTGAACATCGAAAAGACTTTTGGATTTATCTCCAAAGCATCTGTTGCTGCTTACGAAGCTCAGGTAAAAGCTGCGCAGGAAGCATTGGAAAACGGTACCGGAAAAGGTAATGACTTCCTGGGCTGGTTGCACCTCCCCTCATCTATCAGCCAAGAGCATTTGGCCGACCTGAAAGCTACTGCACAAGTTTTGCGCGACAACTGTGAGGTAGTAATCGTAGCCGGCATCGGCGGAAGCTATCTCGGCGCACGTGCAGTCATCGAGGCTTTATCAAACAGCTTCACTTGGTTGCAGGAAAAGAAAACTGCTCCTGTAATGATCTATGCAGGACACAATATCAGCGAA encodes the following:
- a CDS encoding putative transporter, with translation MDWLESLLWDPASVAHIVCLYAFVISVGVLLGKIKIFGISLGVTFVLFTGILMGHFGFTGETHILHFIREFGLILFVFCIGLQVGPSFFSSFKKGGMTLNMLAVGIVVLNIAVALGIYFIDGGVDLPMMVGILYGAVTNTPGLGAAQEALNQLNYTGDPIALGYACAYPLGVVGIIGSIIAIRYICRVNLKKEEDELSTQTSDMKHMPHMLHLEVRNESIDGKKLLQIKEFLGRPFVCSRIRHEGHVSIPNQDTEFHIGDQVFIVCSEEDAEAVIAFIGKEIQVDWEKQDMPMVSRRILVTKSEINGKKLGSLHFRSMYGVNVTRINRSGMDLFADPNLILQVGDRVMVVGQQDAVERVAGVLGNQLKRLDTPNIVTIFVGIFLGILLGSLPIAFPGIPTPVKLGLAGGPLVVAILIGRFGHKLKLVTYTTMSANLMLREIGIVLFLASVGIEAGEHFVQTVVEGSGLSYVGYGFLITVIPLLIIGMIARFYCKVNYFTLMGLIAGSNTDPPALAYANQASGNDAPAVGYSTVYPLTMFLRILAGQMILLTMM
- a CDS encoding ORF6N domain-containing protein yields the protein MNELELIQSKIYEIRGQKVMLDFDLAEMYGIETRRLKEAVRRNIDRFEGDDFMFQLTKEEITELSRSQIATLNRGRGYNIKYAPFAFAELGIAMLSSVLNSKTAIEINRGIMRAFVAVRQLLVCSPIDRVSELQHEVKELKEYIEEVFADYNDINDDTRTQLELINQTLAELQFQKRLEEKPRNPIGFIKPSK
- a CDS encoding AAA family ATPase, with translation MNKKFVVNIGRQLGSGGKEIGEKLAARLGIDFYDKELITLASKESGLCREFFEKADERASQGIIGGLFGMRFPFVGDGALPTQNCLSNDALFKVQSDVIRQLASEKSCLFVGRCADYILREHPRCANIFISASHEARVARLCAMHHISEEEAENMMSKADKKRSEYYNYYSYKTWGAAATYHLCIDSSVLGIEKTIDFVEEFVRLKIK
- a CDS encoding MATE family efflux transporter; this translates as MTGQKAPTALGTEKIGKLLMQYAVPAIIAMTASSLYNMVDSIFIGHGVGTMAISGLALTFPLMNLAAAFGSLVGVGASTLVSVKLGQKDYDTAQRVLGNVLVLNIVLGLAFTVATMIFLDPILYFFGGSDETVKYAREYMQIILLGNVVTHLYLGLNAVLRSSGHPQKAMYATIATVVINTILDPLFIYGFGWGIRGAAIATIIAQVISLLWQFKIFSNKDELLHFHRGIFRLRRKIVMDSLAIGMSPFLMNLAACFIVIVINQGLKRYGGDLSIGAFGIVNRLVFIFVMIVMGLNQGMQPIAGYNFGAQQYARVSRVLKLTIIFATVVTTSGFLMGMLVPELVVSIFTSDEELIAISARGLRVVVMFFPIIGFQMVTSNFFQSIGMASKAIFLSLTRQMLFLLPALIILPRFFGAAGVWYSMPFSDLLASLVALVMLVRQFRKFKRAEG